A single window of Hyphomicrobiales bacterium DNA harbors:
- the yhdZ gene encoding putative ABC transporter ATP-binding subunit YhdZ (Evidence 3 : Putative function from multiple computational evidences), translated as MSHDAPAIEFRKVSKWFGDFRVLTDIDLKIGKGEKVVVCGPSGSGKSTLVRCINQLERHQQGEILLGGTTVAGNAVHTRGIRRRVGMVFQQFNLYPHMTALENCCVAQRLVAGRGRKEAEDIARTYLERVRIADKAGSYPHQLSGGQQQRVAIARALCMQSEVILFDEPTSALDPEMIREVLEVMVTLAGDGLTMVCVTHEMGFARQVADTVVFMDHGRIVEEAHPSDFFRQQKTHRAREFLAQILH; from the coding sequence ATGTCACATGATGCTCCCGCGATCGAGTTTCGCAAGGTCAGCAAATGGTTTGGAGATTTCCGGGTTCTTACGGACATCGATCTGAAGATCGGCAAGGGCGAGAAGGTGGTGGTGTGCGGCCCTTCCGGCTCGGGGAAGTCGACGCTGGTCCGATGCATCAATCAACTTGAGCGCCACCAGCAGGGTGAAATCCTGTTGGGCGGCACAACGGTCGCAGGCAATGCGGTACACACCCGTGGGATCAGACGGCGCGTCGGCATGGTCTTCCAGCAATTCAATCTCTACCCGCATATGACCGCGCTCGAAAACTGCTGCGTCGCTCAAAGACTGGTCGCCGGACGCGGCCGGAAGGAAGCAGAGGACATCGCGCGGACCTATCTGGAGCGCGTCAGGATTGCCGACAAGGCAGGCAGCTATCCTCATCAGCTGTCTGGAGGGCAGCAGCAGCGGGTCGCGATCGCGCGCGCCCTCTGCATGCAGAGCGAAGTCATTCTTTTCGACGAGCCGACTTCTGCGCTGGATCCCGAAATGATCCGCGAGGTTCTCGAGGTCATGGTCACGCTGGCCGGCGATGGGTTGACCATGGTCTGCGTGACGCATGAAATGGGCTTCGCCCGGCAGGTCGCCGATACAGTCGTGTTCATGGATCACGGCCGTATCGTGGAAGAGGCGCATCCCTCGGATTTCTTTCGACAACAGAAGACGCACAGAGCGCGCGAGTTTCTAGCTCAGATTCTCCATTGA
- a CDS encoding Acetylornithine deacetylase: MIEKTQELLARLISFKTVSSEPNLPLIEFCRDLLITNGIESAIYLSPEEGKASLHARIGPNVAGGVVLSGHTDVVPTTGQNWASNPWVLTERDMRLVGRGTSDMLGFVAAVLASVPMFRDAKLRRPLHIALSYDEEVGCKGGRILVDTLSKSLPPPVAVIVGEPSGNELVEGHKAYVELIARVKGHAVHSSRPDLGASALTAAARLVCWLDDAQRANALDPALQDWRFEPPYTTLHCGTLHAGTSPTAVADSAVFSVDIRTIPSEDPGAHLQQLRTFALELEQSPIKAGAPSCAIDIEVVTDIPGLSPEENGSAQAFMRSIGLTSKGKTFSGGTEAGLFQMAGWSTVVCGPGELTRAHKADEYIEIRELTGFAEILQRIAHRLAEA, encoded by the coding sequence ATGATCGAGAAGACACAAGAGCTTCTGGCCCGCCTAATATCATTCAAGACCGTATCATCCGAGCCCAATCTGCCGCTGATCGAGTTCTGCAGAGACCTGCTGATCACGAATGGTATCGAAAGCGCGATTTATCTCTCCCCAGAAGAGGGAAAGGCGAGCCTCCATGCCAGGATCGGCCCCAATGTTGCGGGCGGCGTCGTCCTTTCCGGTCATACTGACGTTGTGCCTACGACCGGGCAGAATTGGGCGTCCAATCCTTGGGTGCTCACCGAAAGGGATATGAGGCTCGTCGGGCGTGGTACTTCGGACATGCTCGGATTCGTGGCTGCAGTGCTCGCATCGGTCCCTATGTTTCGCGACGCGAAGCTCCGCCGCCCCCTGCACATCGCCTTATCATACGACGAGGAAGTCGGCTGCAAGGGCGGCCGGATTCTCGTCGATACCCTGAGCAAGTCACTGCCGCCGCCAGTGGCCGTCATCGTCGGCGAGCCCTCCGGTAATGAGCTGGTTGAGGGACATAAGGCCTATGTCGAGCTCATCGCCAGGGTCAAAGGCCACGCGGTCCATTCGTCGAGGCCCGATCTGGGTGCGAGCGCGCTGACTGCCGCTGCCCGGCTCGTATGCTGGCTCGACGATGCCCAACGCGCCAACGCTCTCGATCCCGCGTTGCAGGACTGGCGCTTCGAGCCTCCGTACACCACCTTGCACTGCGGCACGCTCCACGCCGGTACTTCCCCGACGGCCGTCGCCGACAGCGCCGTTTTCTCCGTCGATATCCGGACGATTCCCTCCGAGGACCCCGGCGCCCATCTACAGCAGCTCAGGACATTCGCCTTGGAATTGGAGCAAAGCCCGATCAAGGCCGGCGCTCCCAGCTGCGCCATTGATATTGAGGTCGTCACCGACATTCCGGGTCTCTCGCCTGAAGAAAACGGCTCGGCCCAAGCATTCATGCGATCCATCGGATTGACCAGCAAGGGCAAGACCTTCTCGGGCGGCACCGAAGCCGGCCTGTTCCAGATGGCAGGCTGGTCGACCGTCGTTTGCGGACCTGGCGAACTGACGCGTGCTCACAAGGCCGACGAATACATCGAGATCCGCGAATTGACAGGCTTTGCAGAAATCCTGCAGCGGATTGCCCATCGATTGGCGGAGGCGTGA
- a CDS encoding Amino acid ABC transporter substrate-binding protein, PAAT family, translating into MLTRLSFVLAIIASFISGLATARAATLDDILRKGKVRIAVVQDLAPWGFLNANLEPEGFDIDVARLLAKDMGVQLELVPTIAANRIPFLQTDKVDIVIAALGANPDRAKSIWFSSAYALLYSGVFASKSHAIASYADLAGKTVGVTRGNTEDLLISSLVPAGTKIMRFEDNATTISAWMTGQTQVLVNTNTTAAEIAKNNPDKSIEGKITIIKSPLYMGVAKGSDDLLRWINVFILSKKLSGDLNKISEKWFREPIPNDLPTL; encoded by the coding sequence ATGCTTACGAGACTGTCATTCGTGCTGGCAATCATCGCATCGTTCATCTCAGGATTGGCGACCGCAAGAGCGGCGACACTGGATGATATTCTCCGAAAGGGAAAGGTCAGGATCGCGGTCGTCCAGGATCTCGCGCCCTGGGGGTTCTTGAACGCTAATCTCGAACCCGAAGGGTTTGACATCGATGTCGCAAGACTTCTGGCCAAGGACATGGGTGTCCAGCTGGAGCTGGTCCCGACGATCGCCGCCAATCGCATTCCGTTTCTGCAGACTGACAAAGTCGACATCGTGATCGCGGCACTCGGCGCCAACCCGGATCGCGCAAAGTCGATCTGGTTTTCCAGCGCCTATGCGCTGCTCTACTCGGGCGTGTTCGCCTCCAAGAGCCATGCGATTGCCTCTTATGCCGATCTCGCCGGAAAGACGGTGGGTGTGACGCGCGGCAATACCGAAGATCTGCTGATTAGTTCGCTCGTTCCCGCCGGCACCAAGATCATGCGCTTTGAGGACAACGCCACGACGATTTCCGCCTGGATGACCGGGCAGACGCAAGTCCTGGTCAACACGAACACCACCGCGGCCGAGATTGCCAAGAACAATCCCGACAAGAGTATCGAGGGCAAGATCACGATTATCAAATCACCGCTCTACATGGGTGTCGCCAAAGGGAGCGACGATCTTCTGCGCTGGATCAACGTGTTCATCCTCAGCAAGAAGCTGAGCGGCGACCTGAACAAGATATCGGAAAAGTGGTTCCGCGAACCGATCCCGAATGATCTCCCCACGCTTTAA
- a CDS encoding XRE family transcriptional regulator, which produces MPEISSVEQFDTIGPAEGLRNGSEARGVDIGARLLKLRKSRRLTLQDVSALTGVSASAFSKIERNELSPTISTMQRIAHGLEVELSALLSMGQDTGSVSFPGRRSISRAGSGSKHDTGTCNNVLLCSDIKNKRATPVLTTVMARSPDEYSTWSKSDAEIFIMVLDGTLVVHSLLYEPLELNKGDSVYYDATTEHTWTSKGPTDAVVLWVLVDL; this is translated from the coding sequence ATGCCGGAGATTTCATCGGTGGAGCAATTCGATACGATCGGGCCAGCCGAAGGCTTGCGAAATGGTTCGGAGGCGCGTGGGGTTGATATCGGCGCGAGGCTATTGAAGCTGCGCAAGAGTCGGCGCCTCACGCTGCAAGATGTCAGCGCGTTGACGGGGGTATCTGCATCGGCTTTCTCGAAGATCGAGCGCAATGAACTCTCGCCGACGATTTCGACGATGCAGCGCATCGCTCATGGCCTGGAAGTGGAGCTGTCTGCGCTGCTATCTATGGGGCAAGACACTGGTTCAGTGAGCTTTCCCGGGCGCCGCAGTATCAGTCGGGCGGGTAGCGGTAGCAAACACGATACGGGAACTTGCAATAACGTCCTGCTCTGCTCCGACATCAAAAACAAACGCGCAACCCCTGTCCTGACGACCGTGATGGCGCGCTCTCCCGATGAATATTCGACCTGGTCGAAATCGGACGCGGAGATCTTCATCATGGTGCTGGACGGCACCTTGGTCGTGCACAGCCTGCTGTATGAGCCGCTTGAGCTCAACAAGGGCGACTCTGTCTACTACGACGCGACCACCGAGCACACATGGACCTCGAAGGGGCCGACCGATGCCGTCGTACTTTGGGTTCTTGTCGATCTCTGA
- a CDS encoding hypothetical protein (Evidence 5 : Unknown function), which translates to MGKSSTTGNLLLPITGAACVKSLAHSQPYTASGQTASQLRADTVEKVGVAGALKR; encoded by the coding sequence GTGGGCAAGAGTTCAACTACGGGTAATTTGTTATTGCCTATCACTGGCGCTGCCTGCGTGAAGTCGCTGGCACATAGCCAACCCTATACTGCGTCGGGACAAACCGCGAGCCAGCTCCGCGCCGATACCGTTGAAAAAGTCGGCGTTGCTGGGGCTTTGAAGCGCTGA
- a CDS encoding Amino acid ABC transporter membrane protein 1, PAAT family, translating into MLMFRDVFAYSDMLLSGLLVSVCLCGLAGITGFVLAVACAELKRTVPGPASWSVSAYVETIRNTPFIVQLFFIYFGMASLGWRMLPEVAALIALSLNAGAYFTEIIRGGLMDGSRGIREAAVAQGMTSLQVYLRIVLPPALAKVDKPLVGQFVLIFLGSAVISQISVEDLTSAAQFVQTRTFRAFETYILVTAMYVSVGLLFSILYNRVRQALFPWLREVRR; encoded by the coding sequence GTGCTGATGTTCCGCGATGTATTCGCCTATTCCGACATGCTGCTGAGCGGTTTGCTCGTCAGTGTCTGCCTATGCGGTTTGGCCGGCATAACCGGTTTTGTCCTTGCGGTCGCCTGCGCGGAACTCAAACGGACTGTGCCAGGTCCCGCTTCTTGGTCCGTATCCGCGTATGTGGAAACGATCCGCAACACGCCGTTCATCGTGCAGCTATTCTTCATCTACTTCGGTATGGCAAGCCTCGGCTGGCGAATGTTACCCGAGGTCGCTGCACTCATCGCGCTGTCCCTGAACGCCGGCGCCTATTTCACCGAGATAATACGCGGCGGCCTGATGGACGGCAGCCGCGGTATCCGCGAGGCGGCGGTCGCGCAGGGCATGACGTCGCTGCAGGTCTACCTGCGCATTGTCCTGCCGCCGGCCTTGGCAAAGGTCGATAAGCCTCTCGTCGGACAGTTTGTTCTCATTTTCCTGGGGTCAGCTGTGATTTCGCAGATTTCGGTCGAGGATCTGACGAGCGCTGCTCAGTTCGTTCAGACCCGTACTTTTAGGGCATTCGAGACTTACATTCTCGTGACAGCGATGTACGTATCGGTCGGGCTTCTCTTTTCGATATTGTACAATCGAGTTCGGCAGGCATTGTTTCCATGGCTGCGGGAAGTACGCCGATGA
- a CDS encoding hypothetical protein (Evidence 5 : Unknown function) has product MAPSAAITMSTLSVCRNGMRLAAIVGTSSSWTPMSLARSLATSMSNPSGSRLAFKNPQGARSWTTAILTFPFRRISSSVAALAVANPEMNDAMIASTNDSLVSMDYLLPSRIYGFDSARRATDQWRI; this is encoded by the coding sequence TTGGCGCCGAGTGCCGCGATCACGATGTCGACTTTGTCAGTCTGCAGAAACGGAATGCGATTGGCGGCGATCGTCGGGACCAGCTCCAGCTGGACACCCATGTCCTTGGCCAGAAGTCTTGCGACATCGATGTCAAACCCTTCGGGTTCGAGATTAGCGTTCAAGAACCCCCAGGGCGCGAGATCCTGGACGACCGCGATCCTGACCTTTCCCTTTCGGAGAATATCATCCAGTGTCGCCGCTCTTGCGGTCGCCAATCCTGAGATGAACGATGCGATGATTGCCAGCACGAATGACAGTCTCGTAAGCATGGATTATCTCCTTCCCTCTCGAATCTATGGTTTCGACTCGGCTCGCCGAGCGACTGATCAATGGAGAATCTGA
- a CDS encoding Amino acid ABC transporter membrane protein 2, PAAT family gives MSQFTTWGIISTIIGKLPWTLALSLIAFLGGALVAALLTLITTLGSRVADACISATLSTIQSMPLLMLMFLCFFGLPLLKVNVSPLLAASVALIAFTAAFLTETWRAALKAVPRGQWEAAISSGMKHGDMLRVIVLPQALRIATPTTVGFLVQVVKATALASIVGFMEITRAGTVLNNITYRPFLIFAIIGVLYMAINLPISLAARHLERRFNFNS, from the coding sequence ATGAGCCAGTTCACAACATGGGGCATTATCTCTACCATCATCGGAAAACTGCCCTGGACGCTTGCCCTCTCGCTCATTGCATTCCTCGGAGGCGCGCTGGTAGCAGCATTGCTGACGCTGATCACGACGCTGGGAAGCAGGGTTGCCGATGCCTGCATTTCGGCGACGCTATCGACCATCCAAAGCATGCCTCTGCTCATGCTGATGTTCCTCTGCTTCTTCGGCCTGCCGCTGCTCAAGGTGAATGTCTCGCCGCTGCTGGCCGCTTCCGTCGCGCTGATCGCCTTTACGGCGGCCTTCCTCACCGAGACGTGGCGCGCTGCGCTGAAAGCGGTGCCCAGAGGTCAGTGGGAGGCCGCGATCTCCTCCGGGATGAAGCATGGCGACATGCTCCGCGTCATCGTGCTCCCCCAAGCGTTGAGGATCGCGACGCCGACCACGGTTGGATTTCTCGTCCAGGTCGTCAAGGCCACTGCATTGGCATCCATCGTGGGCTTTATGGAAATAACGCGTGCCGGAACCGTGCTCAACAACATCACATACAGGCCATTTCTCATCTTTGCGATCATCGGCGTCCTCTACATGGCGATCAATCTGCCGATCTCGCTTGCGGCCCGCCACCTGGAGCGACGCTTCAATTTCAACAGCTGA
- a CDS encoding FAD-binding oxidoreductase → MIERLRDIVGAKGLITDPAEMEPWLVDWRRRRRGHALAVVQPASTQEVSAVVALCAAQGQPIFPVGGNTGLCFGAVPESDRSDKPGIVLSLGRMNRIRAIDRAAGIATVEAGVVLGALHAAAAEARRQFPLHLGSEGSAQIGGLISTNAGGTGVVRYGPMRDLVAGLEVVLADGRILSDLAALRKDNTGYMLRHLFIGAEGTLGIITGAALRLHPQTPNTAHAWVAAADVASAVVLLASLQDRAGSYIQAFELVSASQFELVRRHAERARFPFAEIPAWSVLIELGSEDATTDLQSILEEVVGASLENGGVLDAAIATSEQQAAEFWHIRHSVSEANQREGVSVTHDVAVRSSDVAPFIAAADIVAAARYPQAKTLVVCHLGDGNVHYILLFQRDFWAALADPEAFALEVEREIHDVAARFGGTFSAEHGVGRKLTGELERLADPLRYELMTKVKALLDPRNMMNPGVLLGAGLHTQAATVLLQPPETRT, encoded by the coding sequence ATGATCGAGAGACTCCGCGATATCGTCGGTGCGAAGGGGCTGATCACCGACCCAGCAGAGATGGAGCCATGGCTCGTCGACTGGCGTCGGCGTCGGCGCGGCCATGCACTTGCCGTCGTCCAGCCGGCGTCGACGCAGGAAGTGTCCGCTGTGGTTGCGCTCTGTGCGGCACAGGGACAGCCAATCTTTCCAGTCGGCGGCAATACCGGCTTGTGTTTCGGCGCCGTGCCGGAAAGCGACCGCAGCGACAAGCCCGGCATTGTGCTCTCCCTGGGGCGCATGAACCGCATCCGCGCGATCGACCGGGCAGCCGGCATCGCCACAGTCGAGGCCGGTGTCGTGCTCGGGGCGTTGCATGCCGCGGCCGCCGAGGCGAGGCGGCAGTTCCCACTGCATCTCGGCAGCGAGGGGAGCGCCCAGATCGGCGGCCTGATTTCGACCAATGCCGGTGGCACCGGTGTTGTCCGCTACGGCCCGATGCGCGATCTCGTCGCCGGCCTCGAAGTCGTGCTCGCCGACGGGCGCATCCTCAGCGACCTCGCCGCGCTGCGCAAGGACAACACCGGCTATATGTTGCGCCACCTCTTCATCGGCGCGGAAGGCACGCTCGGCATCATCACGGGCGCGGCCTTGCGGCTGCATCCGCAAACGCCGAACACGGCCCATGCCTGGGTCGCAGCCGCCGACGTGGCCTCCGCTGTCGTCCTGCTAGCCTCTCTGCAGGATCGTGCCGGCTCTTATATCCAGGCCTTCGAGTTGGTCTCCGCCTCGCAATTCGAGCTTGTGCGCCGGCATGCGGAGCGGGCTCGCTTCCCATTTGCGGAGATTCCGGCGTGGTCGGTTCTGATCGAACTCGGCAGCGAGGATGCGACCACGGACCTCCAAAGCATTCTCGAGGAGGTCGTAGGCGCCTCCCTTGAGAATGGTGGGGTGCTCGATGCCGCCATCGCGACCTCCGAGCAACAGGCCGCCGAGTTCTGGCACATCCGCCATTCCGTCTCCGAAGCGAACCAGAGGGAAGGTGTCAGCGTCACCCACGACGTCGCCGTGCGCTCCTCCGACGTCGCGCCCTTCATCGCAGCAGCCGATATCGTCGCGGCCGCGCGCTACCCACAGGCGAAGACGCTGGTCGTCTGTCATCTCGGCGATGGAAATGTGCACTATATCCTGTTGTTCCAGCGCGACTTCTGGGCGGCACTGGCCGATCCTGAAGCCTTCGCTCTGGAGGTTGAGCGCGAAATCCACGATGTCGCGGCTCGCTTTGGCGGCACCTTCAGCGCCGAGCACGGCGTCGGCCGCAAGCTGACGGGGGAGCTCGAACGTCTCGCCGATCCCTTGCGCTACGAGCTGATGACCAAGGTCAAGGCCCTGCTCGATCCCCGGAACATGATGAACCCCGGCGTCCTGCTTGGAGCGGGGTTGCATACACAGGCAGCTACTGTCCTGCTTCAGCCACCTGAGACCCGCACCTGA
- a CDS encoding Aspartyl-tRNA(Asn)/glutamyl-tRNA(Gln) amidotransferase subunit A, which produces MQPDQDDYLAVPVQRQLDGFTTGELSPVRLAETSFQRALKHAELNFIRLRDWRAVAAEAEASERRWRSGHPIGKLDGVVVTIKDNCLVSGMTTTWGSKVKQVDATEDSPPVARLREAGAIILGLTTLPEWGWKGVTDSPLTGITRNPWMPSRTSGGSSGGAAVAAALGVAALNLGSDGAGSIRIPASFCGVFGFKPTFGVVPAYPLSALPEMVTYGPITQNVDDADIMLDILRGPDWRDWIATSPALQRQDSGGPPRIAYSRTLGFASVDSEVLDVTDRAVQALEKMGWEIDEVDHVFDDPWDIVRPLYFGGLGYMVGATEEAARPEMDPNLVSSMQMSPTSDEIYAAAIARQALGRCMNLFHQRFDLLLTPQMPLTAFEAGRDFPEGRGMSNWFQWNPFTYPFNLTQQPAASIPCGNAASGLPVGLQVVGRRFSDLDILSFCRRFEGSFPFPCLHRVS; this is translated from the coding sequence ATGCAGCCCGATCAAGACGACTATCTGGCCGTTCCAGTGCAGCGCCAGCTGGACGGTTTCACCACCGGAGAGCTCTCGCCGGTCCGGCTTGCGGAAACATCGTTTCAAAGGGCGCTCAAACACGCGGAGCTGAATTTCATCAGGCTCAGGGATTGGCGCGCGGTGGCGGCCGAAGCGGAAGCGTCCGAACGACGGTGGCGATCCGGTCATCCGATTGGAAAACTCGACGGCGTCGTCGTCACCATCAAGGACAACTGCCTGGTTTCGGGCATGACGACGACCTGGGGGTCGAAGGTCAAGCAGGTCGACGCCACTGAAGATTCACCGCCCGTGGCCCGTCTCAGGGAGGCCGGAGCGATCATACTCGGGCTGACGACCCTCCCTGAATGGGGCTGGAAGGGCGTAACGGACAGCCCTCTGACCGGGATCACCCGAAATCCATGGATGCCATCCCGAACGAGCGGAGGCAGCAGCGGCGGGGCCGCCGTGGCGGCGGCGCTCGGCGTAGCCGCCCTCAACCTCGGCTCCGATGGCGCCGGTTCGATCCGAATTCCGGCGTCGTTCTGTGGCGTCTTCGGCTTCAAGCCGACTTTCGGCGTTGTTCCCGCCTATCCGCTGAGTGCGTTGCCGGAGATGGTCACCTACGGCCCGATCACGCAGAATGTCGATGACGCCGACATCATGCTCGATATCCTCAGAGGCCCTGACTGGCGTGATTGGATTGCCACTTCGCCGGCGCTCCAGCGACAGGATTCCGGCGGCCCCCCACGGATTGCCTACAGCCGCACCCTTGGTTTCGCTTCGGTCGATAGCGAAGTGCTCGACGTCACGGATCGAGCCGTACAAGCTCTTGAAAAGATGGGTTGGGAAATTGATGAGGTAGACCACGTCTTCGACGACCCGTGGGATATCGTTCGACCGCTCTACTTCGGCGGCTTGGGCTACATGGTCGGCGCGACCGAAGAGGCCGCCCGTCCGGAAATGGATCCGAACCTTGTGTCGTCCATGCAGATGAGCCCAACCTCGGACGAGATCTATGCGGCTGCCATCGCCAGGCAAGCCCTGGGGCGATGCATGAACCTGTTTCACCAGCGTTTTGACTTGCTGTTGACGCCGCAAATGCCGCTGACGGCGTTCGAGGCCGGACGCGATTTTCCGGAAGGCCGCGGCATGTCCAACTGGTTCCAGTGGAACCCCTTCACCTATCCCTTCAACCTCACGCAGCAGCCCGCTGCGTCCATTCCCTGCGGAAATGCAGCGTCCGGCCTTCCTGTGGGGCTGCAGGTGGTTGGCCGGCGGTTTTCGGATCTCGACATCCTTTCATTCTGTCGGCGATTTGAAGGTTCTTTTCCTTTCCCTTGCCTGCACCGGGTATCATGA
- the def gene encoding Peptide deformylase yields MPVRNVVMFGDERLRQQAIPVDLQISQWKNDAADLVDTLASLKERLGFGNALAAPQIGSPFRMIAFNGSLGNFLAINPRITWTSEEMFPLWDDCFSLPSVCAAVMRHKEISFECIDSLGKLVSFPRLEGAQAELVQHEVDHLNGILMVDRLVKPGAIIAREMLERAAHPALVEATVDDRPLR; encoded by the coding sequence ATGCCAGTCCGTAACGTAGTCATGTTCGGAGACGAGAGGTTGCGGCAACAGGCGATTCCTGTCGACCTGCAAATCTCCCAATGGAAAAATGATGCTGCGGATCTGGTTGATACTCTAGCCAGTCTGAAAGAGCGCTTAGGCTTCGGTAATGCTCTCGCTGCGCCGCAGATCGGCTCTCCGTTTCGGATGATCGCATTCAACGGTTCGCTGGGTAATTTTCTCGCGATCAATCCCCGCATCACTTGGACGTCGGAGGAGATGTTTCCGCTCTGGGACGACTGCTTCAGTTTGCCATCGGTATGCGCCGCGGTGATGCGCCACAAGGAAATTTCGTTCGAGTGCATCGATTCATTGGGAAAGCTTGTTTCCTTTCCGAGACTGGAGGGCGCTCAAGCTGAACTGGTCCAGCACGAAGTCGATCATCTCAACGGCATCCTAATGGTGGATCGGCTGGTAAAGCCGGGCGCCATCATCGCGCGCGAAATGTTGGAGCGCGCCGCGCACCCCGCGCTGGTCGAAGCCACCGTCGACGATCGGCCCTTAAGATGA
- a CDS encoding Dihydrodipicolinate synthase encodes MILTSDQLSGIYTAIVTPLKADGAVDMAGLQSLVRFQIEAGAAGIVPIGGTGEYPAFSRAERRAIVEACVEAANGRPVIPGVLSTGFEDALEAGRDFAASGAAAVMAVTPYYTTGTQDGMRAYFRNYRDALGLPVLLYQIPRRTTVGAVADTVQAMAEDNSIIGMKYSSYDMPDFIRTVKYAGDKIAIFSGEEPLFATHVALGARGGVLASATIYPKIWIEIFELARRGKLKEALKLQDKIDPVTDAIYLETNPGPLKEYMALTGRPVGRVRLPLLAPSPETMAKLKVAAERAKALSLA; translated from the coding sequence ATGATACTCACATCAGATCAATTGAGCGGGATCTACACAGCGATTGTCACGCCGCTGAAGGCAGATGGCGCTGTGGATATGGCCGGCCTCCAGTCCCTGGTGCGATTCCAGATCGAAGCCGGAGCCGCCGGCATCGTGCCGATTGGCGGCACCGGGGAGTATCCCGCCTTCTCGCGGGCGGAGCGGCGTGCCATCGTCGAGGCCTGCGTTGAGGCTGCCAACGGCCGGCCGGTGATCCCGGGTGTGCTTTCAACAGGCTTCGAAGATGCGCTCGAGGCCGGCCGGGACTTCGCCGCTTCCGGCGCCGCTGCCGTCATGGCTGTGACGCCTTATTACACGACCGGCACCCAGGACGGCATGCGGGCCTATTTCCGAAATTACCGCGACGCGCTCGGCCTGCCGGTGTTGCTTTACCAGATCCCGCGCCGAACCACCGTTGGGGCGGTCGCAGACACGGTGCAGGCCATGGCCGAGGATAACTCGATCATCGGCATGAAATATTCCTCCTACGACATGCCGGATTTCATCCGCACGGTGAAATACGCCGGAGATAAGATCGCCATTTTCTCGGGCGAGGAGCCGCTCTTCGCCACCCATGTCGCGCTTGGCGCGCGTGGCGGTGTCCTTGCCTCGGCCACCATCTATCCGAAGATCTGGATCGAGATTTTCGAGCTCGCCCGCCGGGGCAAGCTAAAGGAGGCGCTCAAGCTCCAGGACAAGATCGACCCGGTGACGGACGCTATCTATCTCGAAACCAACCCTGGGCCGCTGAAGGAGTACATGGCGCTCACGGGAAGGCCGGTCGGCCGGGTCCGCCTGCCTTTGCTGGCGCCGAGCCCTGAAACAATGGCGAAGCTCAAGGTCGCCGCCGAACGGGCCAAAGCCCTCAGCCTCGCGTGA
- a CDS encoding hypothetical protein (Evidence 5 : Unknown function) — protein MGGMILGKQRVVQEALFYEFSLERHMTANQFPLIIRRRSQRPDDEGNAGTLSLAIGPVNHRPQQIPRGFQSPCAQERSAGSLNKKSGKSVSAAVHGAMAQSADEPLT, from the coding sequence GTGGGCGGCATGATATTGGGCAAACAGCGGGTGGTGCAGGAGGCGCTGTTCTACGAGTTCAGCCTTGAGCGGCATATGACCGCTAATCAGTTCCCGCTCATCATACGTCGCCGGAGCCAACGACCCGACGATGAAGGTAACGCGGGCACGCTCTCGCTCGCGATCGGGCCCGTCAATCACCGGCCTCAGCAGATTCCACGCGGCTTCCAAAGCCCCTGCGCGCAGGAGAGATCAGCGGGTTCTTTGAACAAGAAGAGCGGCAAGTCGGTCTCTGCCGCAGTCCACGGCGCAATGGCGCAAAGCGCTGACGAACCATTGACGTGA